Sequence from the Cucumis sativus cultivar 9930 chromosome 1, Cucumber_9930_V3, whole genome shotgun sequence genome:
AGCATGGACATTAGCCATCAGATGGCGCCTTTCTTTGAAATCATGCTTTCTTTAAATGCATACAACATATTGAACATTTCAGTAACATATATGCAGCTGCAGAACTTCACCTGTGTCTAACTTTTTGTTCCTACCATTAATAGCAGACCCAGAAAGTCATCTTAGGGGAGCACAAATTTATGGGACGTTAGAAGTTTAACCaatgaacttcaaaatttgtatCTGGTCTCTAAACTTTAAGAAGTGTCAACTAGGTCTCTCAAgttctcaattattttgtcaaatagATTTTCTTAAAGTGTCAGTTTTgcatcaaataaatatttatgaaacttgAAATGTTTATCAAAGTTTATTATAGAACCAAGTTTTTTATactagtttttctaaaataatttacaaaatatttatatatctgTATATGTTTGCAgatatgagaaaaattaaaatagaatgaaATTCTATTTAACCAGTTTCAACACTCCAGAGtgcatattaaaataatgcaagaatatttatataattatattgcaaaattaagaaagaaaattgaaaactaaaagagtatataataaatatgagtttaaaaatttggaaaaaaagaaactaattgaATAAACCAGCTTTTTTCGATTCTAAACTGAAAATTgcaaataatagaaaatatatttccatgtaaatgaaattaaaagaaaatattaaaaaattgcaagaaGATGGCTTAATGAAGGATCGAACAAGGTTAGGCCTTGGGAGGACAACTTAACGACCATGCTCACTTGACCATTGTACCAAAGACAAATTATATGAAAACGTTCAAAGAACGCCATACATGTATATAAAACTGATCACTCGTTCCCCCTTTTCCCCAATGTGAATCCACCCCTCCCTATCATCCTATGAAAGAAATCCACCATCATTCTGAATCTTTCCATCATTATTGGCTCCCttaagaaatttcaaaatctccTTCCATGTTTGATATCAGCTTTCTAAGAGTAAAGTAGACATGTAAAGAAACAGAAGTTCTAGACAAATGCCACAATCGCCAAACCAAGTGAGGAAGGGTATTGAAACTCCTATGGAAAGGAGACAGTCTTAATTGGCTAATTTCCCAAGGTCGTTTGCTCAACCAAACtccatatattgaaaaaaaattgggttTCCATCTAAACACATGACCAAGTAACATACAAGCCACAGGCTTACGGCATAAGCAGGCAAAAATGACATTTCCTTTATCTTTCGTCACTAAAgtgataatttaattttaactcacaatttttgttttttaatcttgtttgctttcttaaaagaaaacatgaaaatagttttattgcTAAATGATGTTATAAACGAAAAGAACATCCTGAGACTAGTTAAATGGTCCTTATGGCCTTAAAACTGGAAATATCTCTCTAGTTTGTCGGTCTCTAATTCTATGTAAAATAGTACTGAATAGTGTCAGACTTACTTATAAGATCTTTCCGGGAGGGAAAACGTCAATACTTCGACATGGCATGTTTAATCAATTTGTGTCTATTGTCTTTAGGTGactatatgtttatttttattcagcATGGTAGTAACTAGCCATTATCAAGCTGGGGTTAGAGTTGCCAGGTTATTACTGGTAAGTTGGTAACTGATACCACTTGGTAAAATCAGGCTCTTCTTAGAAATAGACTACTTTCCAATCATTACTTAGACTTTTCCTCTCCaaaataaaaccctaaaaataaaattaaactaaccTGAACTCCAATTTCATCCGTTGAAATATTTTGCAATTGCTGGCCAATAGTATTCAATACAATAGCATCTTCAGCAAACACATACTCAATTGAATCCTCACATCCATCAATAAGATTGCGCACAAGGGCCATAGCATGCTCCTGTATGGAAGGCTCGGGATCTGAACATAAACAGGTGATGCAACATTTGattaaacacaaaagaaaatcaacaataaagATGGACAGACAGAGTTCAACAGTACCGCAAACAAGGCTAGCTAACAAGGAAGCTGTTAACTCCATGAAGATTGCTTCCTTACACATAATGTTCGTGAGGAACATTAAATTCCTTAAAGCCCACAATGCATTAAGCCTTATTTCCAAGTCCATAGACTTTGATAACCGAACCAGCTCTTTCACACCTCCACATCCTATAAATATTGATCTCTTCGTTGAAAATTCAACCACTATGTTGCTAATAGCACCAAGTGCTGCAAGCTGGTTAAAGAGTATGAAATGATAATTAtcattcaaaaccaaaaataactGGAAAGTTCTCCAAACAACCCCTTTCAATTTGAACATTCAATGGCTTAAAAAGTCGGAAGATTCCCACTATTGGGAAACTTGATTTAGTAAGATAATGGGCATACCTGAACATCATTACAAGGATCGTGTAAAAGCCGAACTATGGGAAGGACAACTGCTTCGTTCATAAAGTAACCTGCGCTCAAATTCTGAATAGGATGCTCTTAAAAAACAGGGGAAGGGGAAAAGACTGTGAACATCAGAAAAGCTAATATGAATACAATATTACACACCTTGATTGATCGAGAAACACTTCTCAAGCAAGTGCAAGCTGCAATGCGTATGTCGCTACTTTCATGTTTTATGGCATCAATCACTATGTTCATTACCTAGGTCAagattataagaaaataaacaaagtcCATAAACCTTAGAACAAGTTAAATTGAAACGAATTTCAGATTGACTAACCTCCATCAGTCAGCAGCTTagttaaattatcaaaatgtagaataaagaaagaaaattttgagtacCCACtacaattaatatatttcCACGTGCtacttcttccttcttttttcttttccttttttttttaatgtttttctttttttttttcttttattgaattgGAATAGACCAGCAGgtataatttaacttttttcctttgagaAACAGATAACAGGACACCTTTGTCaaacagaaaaacaaatcTTTATAGCAAGAATCAGTAGCAACTTAGGTCAGAAATAGAGCCATTGAGAAAGATTCAAATAGACAAGCAAGCAACTTTAGATGTCAATTTAGGTACCTAGTCATGTTGACTTAGTGAAAAACATGACTAATCTCTTGACTAGGAAAACTGCACAAGTTAAATACAAGTAATCGATAAATGTTATGATCAAAACTAATAAGTTGGTTTCataataaataagttgatGCAATCAGAATAGTAAGCAAACCTGCAAAGAGAGAAATCTAGACCTACAGCTCTCCAACTTTGAGCACAGATGAGAAAAGGCCAACAACATTCCTTGAAAACGTCTAGGACTTAACTGATCCTTTTGCAAGTGATTGTACAACTTATCAATTGCATTTGCCTCAAAAGCTAATTTCTGTAGCTCCTCCTTCTCTGcaattaaagttgaaaaaacaAACGGAGCTTCATCTCCAACTTGATCTGGACTGTCAAGAAGCTCAAGCAAACTATgtatcaatttcattttgattccTATATCTTGAAAATAACAAGGTGACGAATTCCTTATAACGATCAAGCATACGCAGGCTAGTAATCTTGTCTTGGGATTTCTATCCTTCAAAAGCTCAATTATATAATTCAGACAATCTTCTCTACCAGGTTGCATGAACCTTGCTATCGCttcaacattatttttaaatattgtcgCAATAGACTCTAAACTAGCATCCCTTTGACTTAGAGAACCATCAAGAAGGTCAATCAGCTTCTCAAGAACTCCACCATCATGCAATGCCTTCTGCTCTGCAATTGTCTCACATGAGTGAACAATGATACTTGCTCCAAGTCCAGTCACGTTTTCATTTTGACTATTCAgtaatgaaagaagaaatttggtGTTTTCCTGCTGAAGGAAATCATGCTTAGGAGCCAACTTCGATTGATAAATCATTCTTAACGAACGAGCTCCAGCATCCACAACCTttgaaacagaaaaaaattatatacccAACAAAGTTCACATTATGATTGAAAAGTGAggtgaaaaaaagaaaacagaaaaaatgtTGCATTATGTAcacaacaaatttttttaatttgttgaaggaataatcataaaaagaaaggaaaaattggAGAGATTTTGAAAGGAATAACtctttttttgcttcttctttcCTCCTTTTAGAAGATGGTAGTTCTAAAAGAGTATTTAAGGAATCTGCTAACTAAACCAAATCCTTCCCACACTCCAAAAACTAGTCCAGTTCCAACGagatcttctttttcatttagattAGAAGATAGAAGGATCGACGCCACAGAAATGAAACTAAGAACTAAGCGAGAATTAGAAATTTGCTTGAATCCTTAATCAACGCGTTAAAAACAATCCTTGCATTTGtaacttaaaattaacttcataaatgaaaattgcAACACACCAACAATAAAAGACTCCTCAATTTCCTAAGAAATGCAATtccaaattgaaacaaaactgcTAAAGAGAAGAACCTTGGGATCGGGATGGGCAAGCAATCGAAGCAGTCGAGGGAAAGCTCCGGCATCGAGAACGGCAGAGACACCAGCGTCGACGCCGCAAGTAAAGCTGCCAAGAACAGCAGCGGACTGAACGAGAATGTTGGGGTCAGAAGTGGAGGAGAGAATAGCAGCTACATGGGGGACAACGCCGAGCTTGATGAAGGAAAGCTTCTTAGTGCGGTTACCGATGATCTGATTTTTGATGTCTCTCAATGCCTTGAGGTTAACGGCGGCGTCAGCAACAGTCAATCGGGCGATGAGGTCAGAGGAGGGCTTGGGAATCGCAGAAGAAGCTGAGGTTGGCATCGTCCCAGTACTGAGGGAGCTACTGGGATGGGAATGGCATGGAGGCCAAAGCAGAGAGAGGTTCAACACAAACCTCCAATGGAGTTTTTCAGGGGAaaaggatttttcttttttcttttttcttttttggatcCTCCAATAATTTGATGGttcaaaagcaaaataaaatcatcttctttgataatatgtgtatttttatcaaactatcattctaaatataaatacaaattccAATAatgctattctttttattcaaattgctcttcaaaatttattggTTTTCAGGGGGTTTTtccaaatgaaagaaaacaaaactagtttttctaaatatgTTAGTCATAAACTTTTTTGGATTTCAAAGttgacctaattttttttcaataaaataaaaatatttaaaagtaaattttgattttggaatgaaaatttgttttaaaaatacattagAACTTTAAAAAGATTCTCTTACactaaaaaaagtcaaaaatacatttaaaaaatagttagtGCATGAATAGAAACTACTAGTAAGAGCATAGTAAAAATAAcactattttctaaaatatatataattgtttgaatCTTTCTTGAGTTcgtgagaaagaaaattaaacaagaaaaataaatagttcattttcctaaaaatggaaaaataatcTATCTTAGccttcttaattattatgttaTGTTAAGTAAATAATTGTGTTCAATTGATTGAAGGTGATCaacttttttacttctttaaaactcattttattttaataaaattaaaccactagattgaattcaatttttttatactttatatatttttagactATAATCCAGCTATTTATGCAATGATGGTAAAGAGATATCAAATGAAGTAGTTGCATGCCTAGAATTTCATGAAAGAATTCTACTCATCATTCACGTTCAGATAGGCCAAAATTGAGAAAGTCCCAAAGGCTTGCTTTTTAATGGACAAAAAAACTTAACTGCTCCCTTAGATGCAGCTACGTAGTTCGATATAATTTTGCCACGTACTATCAATATTGCTTTCTAATTACTTATGTTGTCATATAGAAGTGAGGAACACAAGAGATAAGATGCACTTATTCATTGCTCTTTTCAATAACGTGTTTCTAATTAATGTTTACTTCAAATATAATGTCTTTGATGTagtctttgtttctttttcttgctcCATTCATACTTAAACCGTGTATCTTGTATTCAACTAATAATGTGATTGTCAACTTCTAGTTTCTAAGATCAAAATCATGCAATCCAATGTTTGGATATATCTATAAGTTGATGGAAATATTCTCTTAAATCACCCATtgattcaaaagtttaagctgatggatgaagataaatttaaggaaacaacatcaaataacaaaagcatttagaaaaaacaattcatgACACCTCTTTTTCGCGAATATGgaaaatatgacaagtaattagtgtTATCAGACGACTATCGAACGGTTATCAGAGAACTATCATAGAGATATCGGCACctcttttttgctatttttgtaattgcccctaaatttaataatacaaTCCAACACTTCTCCTTCCATGTAGGCTTGAATTAAGCTGATGattctttattattctctcGTATATAAAATACGAACTTCTCATTCGAATAAATTTCAACACTAAAATATGGTAGAAGAAACTCatcaaaaatggaaaatatacATTAATATCACTTT
This genomic interval carries:
- the LOC101213344 gene encoding uncharacterized protein LOC101213344 — translated: MPTSASSAIPKPSSDLIARLTVADAAVNLKALRDIKNQIIGNRTKKLSFIKLGVVPHVAAILSSTSDPNILVQSAAVLGSFTCGVDAGVSAVLDAGAFPRLLRLLAHPDPKVVDAGARSLRMIYQSKLAPKHDFLQQENTKFLLSLLNSQNENVTGLGASIIVHSCETIAEQKALHDGGVLEKLIDLLDGSLSQRDASLESIATIFKNNVEAIARFMQPGREDCLNYIIELLKDRNPKTRLLACVCLIVIRNSSPCYFQDIGIKMKLIHSLLELLDSPDQVGDEAPFVFSTLIAEKEELQKLAFEANAIDKLYNHLQKDQLSPRRFQGMLLAFSHLCSKLESCRSRFLSLQVMNIVIDAIKHESSDIRIAACTCLRSVSRSIKNLSAGYFMNEAVVLPIVRLLHDPCNDVQLAALGAISNIVVEFSTKRSIFIGCGGVKELVRLSKSMDLEIRLNALWALRNLMFLTNIMCKEAIFMELTASLLASLVCDPEPSIQEHAMALVRNLIDGCEDSIEYVFAEDAIVLNTIGQQLQNISTDEIGVQGMYVLCNVASGNEFHKEGVMKQLFPRGDDVTRSFVVKFLQSDNSQLRIAVIWAIINLTLPSSPRALDRVTKLRNAGIVSQIKNMVNDPCLDVKLRVRTVLGQLIAFGDGITL